The Pseudosulfitobacter pseudonitzschiae genome includes a region encoding these proteins:
- a CDS encoding nitrate reductase produces the protein MDGTPHRDEIRTTCAYCGVGCGVLVRPDGNGGLSVRGDPDHPANHGRLCSKGFALGETLSLDDRLLSPRVNGTDTDWDTALSLVADRFSQSIARHGPDSVALYVSGQLLTEDYYVANKLMKGFIGSANIDTNSRLCMASTVAGQKRAFGTDTVPGTYEDLELADLVVLVGSNLAWCHPVLYQRLAAAKAARPAMKVVVIDPRRTATCDLADMHLALAPGSDVALFNRLLSAINDGGALDTAFLRHVDGFDAALRAARAQDRNVAGLPADQLDAFCHLWLRTEKVVTVFSQGVNQSSSGTDKVNAIINCHLATGRIGKPGMGPFSVTGQPNAMGGREVGGLANALACHLDIEDPAHRDLVRTFWDAPTMPQAAGLKAVDLFERVRTGQIKALWIVCTNPAVSMPDADAVRDAIAGCDFVVVSDLTAKTDTARLAHVLLPATGWGEKNGTVTNSDRTISRQRAALPAPGATRPDWAIMAEVGRKMGWHKAFDFASPAQIFDEYAALSGLAAATGRDFDISGLTGLGEAGYAALQPTRWPVTKDGGTERFFADGRFFTPEGRARMIPVTARPPEARTSPRFPFVLNTGRIRDQWHTMTRTAKAPRLNQHLGEPFLEIHPQDAAALGIAPATLVTATSPTGRCVLRSLITDRVQRGQVFAPMHWTGETAPTGRIDALVPGIVDPVSGQPESKAAVVALAPFDAAWFGFAASTDKLAPDCPYWARSRVEHGWRAELAGNHAPQDWETDARRLFALPHARCQSIADPATGTARMAFLDGDNRLLAALFVSRTPVALSRDHLVSQLGQGATAPLSGRPSADMPDPGPVVCACLGVGLNTIGAAIDSGQAATVAQVGACTGAGTNCGSCRPEIAVLLAAAQRVEAAE, from the coding sequence ATGGACGGGACGCCGCACAGGGATGAAATCCGGACCACCTGCGCCTATTGTGGTGTCGGATGCGGCGTGCTTGTGCGGCCCGACGGTAACGGTGGCCTGTCGGTGCGCGGAGACCCCGACCATCCTGCCAACCACGGGCGGCTGTGTTCCAAGGGCTTTGCCTTGGGCGAGACCCTTTCGCTGGACGACCGGCTGTTGTCGCCGCGTGTCAACGGCACCGACACGGACTGGGACACGGCGCTGTCTTTGGTGGCGGACCGCTTTTCGCAGAGCATCGCCAGACATGGCCCTGATTCTGTTGCACTCTACGTCTCGGGCCAGTTGCTGACCGAGGATTACTACGTCGCCAACAAGCTTATGAAAGGCTTTATCGGCTCGGCGAACATTGATACCAACTCGCGCCTTTGCATGGCCTCTACAGTTGCAGGGCAAAAACGCGCCTTTGGCACCGACACCGTTCCGGGCACCTACGAGGATCTGGAACTGGCCGATCTGGTGGTTCTGGTCGGCAGCAACCTCGCGTGGTGTCATCCTGTGTTGTACCAGCGGCTTGCTGCGGCCAAGGCAGCGCGGCCCGCCATGAAGGTCGTCGTGATCGACCCCCGCCGGACGGCCACATGCGATCTGGCGGATATGCATCTGGCGCTTGCTCCGGGCAGTGATGTTGCCCTGTTCAACCGCCTGCTGTCAGCGATCAACGACGGCGGTGCCCTCGATACTGCCTTTTTGCGCCATGTCGATGGCTTTGACGCGGCATTGCGCGCAGCTCGGGCCCAAGACAGAAATGTCGCGGGCTTGCCTGCGGACCAGCTGGACGCATTCTGCCATCTGTGGCTGCGCACGGAAAAGGTCGTAACCGTCTTCAGTCAGGGGGTGAACCAGTCTTCTTCCGGCACGGACAAGGTCAACGCGATCATCAACTGCCACCTTGCCACGGGCCGCATCGGCAAGCCTGGCATGGGGCCGTTTTCCGTCACCGGCCAGCCCAATGCGATGGGTGGCCGCGAGGTGGGCGGGCTTGCCAATGCGCTGGCCTGTCATCTGGACATAGAAGACCCCGCGCACCGCGATCTGGTGCGCACCTTCTGGGACGCGCCAACGATGCCGCAAGCCGCCGGATTAAAGGCTGTCGATCTGTTTGAAAGGGTGCGCACCGGCCAGATCAAGGCGTTGTGGATCGTTTGCACCAACCCCGCCGTGTCGATGCCCGATGCGGATGCGGTGCGCGATGCGATCGCGGGCTGCGATTTCGTGGTGGTCAGCGACCTGACCGCCAAGACGGACACCGCGCGGTTGGCCCACGTTCTGCTGCCCGCGACAGGCTGGGGCGAAAAGAACGGCACCGTCACCAATTCCGATCGCACGATCAGCCGCCAACGCGCTGCGCTGCCCGCCCCCGGCGCGACGCGGCCCGATTGGGCGATCATGGCCGAGGTTGGCCGCAAGATGGGCTGGCACAAGGCGTTCGACTTTGCGTCCCCTGCCCAGATATTCGATGAATATGCCGCCTTGTCGGGTCTGGCGGCGGCAACCGGACGCGACTTTGACATATCCGGCCTGACCGGTTTGGGCGAAGCGGGCTATGCCGCTTTGCAACCGACGCGCTGGCCTGTCACCAAAGATGGCGGCACCGAACGGTTCTTTGCTGATGGCCGGTTCTTTACCCCCGAAGGACGCGCCCGAATGATCCCCGTCACGGCACGCCCGCCCGAGGCCCGCACCAGCCCACGCTTTCCATTCGTTCTGAACACGGGCCGCATCCGCGATCAGTGGCACACGATGACCCGCACCGCCAAGGCCCCTCGTCTGAACCAGCATCTGGGTGAACCGTTTCTGGAAATCCACCCGCAGGACGCCGCAGCCCTTGGCATCGCACCTGCAACGCTGGTCACTGCAACCAGCCCCACGGGGCGCTGTGTGCTGCGGTCGCTGATCACCGACAGGGTGCAGCGTGGTCAGGTCTTTGCCCCGATGCACTGGACCGGGGAAACCGCCCCCACGGGGCGCATCGACGCGCTGGTGCCGGGCATCGTGGACCCCGTTTCGGGCCAACCCGAAAGCAAGGCCGCTGTTGTGGCACTGGCACCCTTTGATGCCGCGTGGTTCGGCTTTGCGGCCAGTACCGACAAGCTGGCCCCCGACTGCCCTTACTGGGCGCGCAGCCGCGTTGAACACGGCTGGCGGGCCGAACTGGCAGGCAACCATGCCCCGCAGGATTGGGAGACCGACGCCCGCCGTCTGTTCGCCCTGCCCCATGCCCGTTGTCAAAGCATTGCAGACCCCGCGACCGGCACCGCCCGCATGGCGTTTCTGGACGGGGACAACCGCCTGCTGGCGGCACTCTTCGTGTCCAGAACACCGGTCGCACTGTCGCGCGATCACCTTGTGTCGCAACTCGGACAGGGTGCAACTGCGCCGCTCTCGGGACGCCCCAGCGCCGATATGCCGGACCCAGGTCCGGTCGTCTGCGCCTGTTTGGGCGTCGGGCTGAACACCATCGGTGCGGCCATCGACAGTGGACAGGCGGCGACCGTCGCACAGGTGGGCGCCTGCACCGGCGCGGGCACAAACTGCGGCTCTTGCAGGCCCGAGATTGCGGTGCTTCTGGCCGCAGCCCAGCGCGTCGAGGCGGCAGAATGA
- the nirD gene encoding nitrite reductase small subunit NirD: MTDWTDIGALEDIPERGARVVKTHLGCVAIFRTAENEVFAIDDACPHKGGPLSEGIVHGRSVTCPLHNMVLRLDTGLAQGADTGAVNTYAIRVQGGRILLDVQNLRRGRVA; this comes from the coding sequence ATGACCGACTGGACAGATATTGGTGCGCTGGAAGACATCCCCGAACGGGGGGCCCGCGTCGTGAAAACCCATCTGGGCTGCGTCGCAATCTTTCGTACAGCGGAAAACGAGGTGTTCGCCATCGACGACGCCTGCCCGCACAAGGGCGGCCCGCTAAGCGAGGGCATCGTGCATGGTCGGTCTGTCACCTGTCCGCTGCACAACATGGTGTTGCGGCTGGACACGGGACTGGCGCAGGGCGCTGATACGGGCGCAGTCAACACCTATGCCATACGTGTTCAAGGCGGGCGTATCCTGCTTGATGTCCAGAACCTGCGCCGTGGACGGGTGGCATGA
- the nirB gene encoding nitrite reductase large subunit NirB, producing MTRNLIIIGAGMASGRMLEHLFETQPDAWNVTLFNAEPRGNYNRLMLSPVLSGEKTFADIVTHDAQWYEANGVTCRFGEKVLRIDRDARLVVGENGAVPYDRLVIATGSNPFMIPLPGHDLQGVIPYRDLDDTETMMALGATPGSRAIVIGGGLLGLEAAAGMKAQGIDVTVVHVMAHLMERQLDEAAGYLLKKSLEEKGITVLTSANSKEILGTDGRVSGLRLDDGTEISCDLLVMAVGIRPNVALANDAGLAVGRGIHVDDAMVTSDANILALGECIEHQGAVFGLVAPLYDQAKVAADTLGERTAAFIPKEVATKLKVTGCDLFSAGDFAEGDGRDDIVFRDPARGIYKRLVLQGTRLIGAVMYGDTADGAWFHGLIKDRSDVSDMRDTLIFGPAFQGGTPSDPLAAVAALPDDAEICGCNGVCKSRIVDVINGGATSLTDVRAQTKASASCGSCTGLVEQVMALTLGDGFEVQTVKPMCPCTPLTHMDVRRLIKSRALKSMAAVMQECGWTTSCGCASCRPALNYYLLCDWPGEYQDDDQSRFVNERMHSNIQKDGTYSVVPRMWGGITTSDELRAIADAADKYAVQTVKVTGGQRIDLLGVKKQDLPDIWADLNAAGMVSGQAYAKGLRTVKTCVGTDHCRFGTQDSTGLGIRMEKALWGAWTPAKVKMAVSGCPRNCAESTCKDVGVICVDSGYVLHIGGAAGLHIQGTVVMCTVKTEDEVLEHTAAVVQLYREEAAYLERMYKWMENVGLDHIVARVVTDADSRRALADRFYFAQQFMQQDPWAERTKPAYRALYAPLADLTLEAAE from the coding sequence ATGACCAGAAATCTGATCATCATCGGGGCCGGTATGGCCTCGGGCCGGATGCTGGAGCATCTGTTTGAAACCCAACCCGATGCGTGGAATGTCACGCTGTTCAACGCCGAACCCCGTGGCAACTACAACCGGTTGATGCTGTCACCCGTTCTGTCGGGCGAAAAGACCTTTGCCGACATCGTGACCCATGATGCTCAATGGTACGAAGCGAATGGCGTCACCTGCCGCTTCGGGGAAAAAGTGCTGCGGATTGACCGCGACGCGCGTCTTGTCGTCGGCGAGAATGGCGCGGTGCCCTATGACCGTCTTGTGATCGCCACCGGATCGAACCCCTTTATGATCCCGCTGCCCGGCCATGATCTGCAGGGTGTTATTCCCTACCGCGATCTGGACGACACCGAAACCATGATGGCCCTTGGCGCCACGCCCGGATCGCGGGCCATTGTCATTGGCGGCGGCCTGTTGGGGCTGGAGGCGGCGGCCGGCATGAAGGCACAAGGCATCGACGTGACGGTTGTTCACGTCATGGCCCACCTGATGGAACGCCAGTTGGACGAAGCTGCCGGCTATCTTCTGAAAAAGTCGTTGGAGGAAAAAGGCATTACTGTCCTGACTTCTGCCAACTCCAAAGAGATACTCGGCACCGACGGTCGCGTCAGCGGCCTGCGTCTGGACGACGGAACAGAGATTTCGTGCGATCTGCTGGTCATGGCGGTTGGTATCCGCCCGAACGTGGCCCTTGCAAATGATGCCGGTCTGGCCGTCGGGCGCGGTATCCACGTGGACGACGCGATGGTGACATCAGACGCCAATATCCTCGCCCTTGGCGAATGTATCGAACATCAGGGCGCGGTTTTTGGCCTTGTGGCCCCTTTGTACGATCAGGCCAAAGTGGCCGCCGATACGCTGGGGGAAAGGACCGCGGCCTTTATCCCCAAAGAGGTCGCCACAAAGCTGAAGGTGACGGGCTGTGATTTGTTCAGCGCGGGCGATTTTGCCGAAGGTGACGGACGCGACGACATCGTGTTTCGCGACCCGGCACGCGGCATCTATAAACGTCTGGTTCTGCAAGGCACCCGTCTGATCGGTGCGGTCATGTACGGTGACACGGCAGATGGCGCATGGTTTCACGGACTGATCAAAGACCGCAGCGATGTGTCGGACATGCGCGACACGCTGATATTTGGTCCGGCTTTTCAGGGAGGCACCCCCTCGGACCCGTTGGCAGCCGTTGCAGCCTTACCGGATGACGCAGAAATCTGCGGCTGCAACGGCGTTTGCAAATCAAGAATTGTCGATGTGATCAACGGCGGCGCAACCAGCCTGACCGATGTACGTGCCCAGACCAAAGCCAGCGCCTCTTGCGGATCGTGTACAGGGCTGGTCGAACAGGTCATGGCGCTGACTTTGGGCGACGGGTTCGAAGTACAGACCGTCAAGCCGATGTGCCCCTGCACGCCGCTGACCCATATGGACGTGCGCCGCCTGATCAAAAGCCGCGCGCTGAAATCAATGGCCGCCGTGATGCAGGAATGCGGGTGGACCACCTCTTGTGGCTGTGCGTCGTGCCGTCCGGCGTTGAACTACTACCTACTGTGCGATTGGCCCGGCGAATATCAGGACGACGACCAAAGCCGCTTTGTGAACGAACGGATGCACTCCAACATCCAGAAGGATGGCACATATTCGGTCGTACCGCGCATGTGGGGTGGGATCACCACATCAGACGAGCTGCGCGCGATTGCGGATGCTGCGGACAAATACGCCGTTCAGACCGTCAAGGTGACAGGCGGCCAGCGTATCGACCTGCTAGGCGTGAAAAAGCAGGATCTGCCCGACATCTGGGCCGATCTGAACGCGGCGGGCATGGTCAGTGGACAGGCCTATGCCAAGGGGCTGCGCACGGTGAAAACCTGTGTCGGCACCGATCATTGCCGCTTTGGTACGCAAGACAGCACCGGCCTTGGGATCCGAATGGAAAAGGCGCTTTGGGGGGCGTGGACACCCGCCAAGGTCAAGATGGCCGTGTCCGGCTGCCCCCGGAACTGCGCCGAAAGCACCTGCAAGGACGTGGGCGTGATCTGCGTAGACAGCGGCTATGTCTTGCACATCGGTGGCGCTGCGGGCCTGCACATTCAGGGCACCGTCGTGATGTGTACCGTCAAGACCGAGGACGAGGTTCTGGAACACACTGCCGCAGTTGTTCAGCTCTACCGCGAAGAAGCCGCCTATCTTGAGCGGATGTACAAGTGGATGGAAAACGTAGGCCTCGACCACATCGTTGCGCGCGTCGTGACAGACGCGGACAGCCGCCGCGCCTTGGCCGACCGGTTCTATTTCGCGCAGCAGTTCATGCAGCAAGATCCGTGGGCCGAGCGCACCAAACCTGCCTATCGCGCACTTTACGCGCCGCTGGCAGATCTTACGCTGGAGGCCGCAGAATGA
- a CDS encoding ABC transporter ATP-binding protein, translated as MGILDFKNINKGFGEGTHRAEVLQDITLSVKEGEFLAILGFSGTGKSTLMNLVAGLEVPDSGTLTFRGAPISGPGPDRGLVFQSYSLMPWLTVRGNIMLAIEAVHGKIPKAEKTAKADHYIAMVGLAHAAHRRPAELSGGMRQRVAVARALAMEPDLLLLDEPLSALDALTRANLADEILEIWEADKKTCILITNDVDEAILLADRIIVLNPNGTLADPVAVNIPRPRNRDAMNHDTGFKKLRAQITQYLMDVGIAAKVTETRHLPDVTPIHQTIPAVVKDAREGMIAERFLDFSQLHKVYPTPKGPLTVVENFDLKVNQGEFISLIGHSGCGKSTVLTMAAGLNAISKGAIKLDGRHVEGADPERAVVFQSPNLFPWLTAKQNVAIGVEKVYPKASQAERQEVVEYYLERVGLGDAMDRDAHSMSNGMKQRVGIARAFALSPKLLLLDEPFGMLDSLTRWELQEVLMEVWSRTKVTAVCVTHDVDEAILLADRVVMMTNGPQATIGRITEVKLPRPRTRKALLAHPDYYNYRQEVLDFLTEYEHGAKPAPKPKNIAAE; from the coding sequence ATGGGTATTCTCGACTTCAAAAACATAAACAAGGGGTTTGGCGAAGGCACACACCGCGCCGAAGTCCTTCAGGACATCACCCTGAGCGTGAAAGAGGGCGAATTTCTTGCCATCCTCGGATTTTCCGGCACCGGAAAGTCCACCCTGATGAACCTGGTCGCGGGACTTGAGGTGCCCGACAGCGGCACCCTGACATTCCGTGGCGCGCCCATTTCCGGACCGGGACCGGATCGGGGTCTGGTGTTCCAAAGCTATAGCCTGATGCCGTGGCTGACCGTGCGCGGAAACATCATGCTGGCCATCGAAGCCGTGCACGGAAAGATACCAAAGGCTGAAAAGACGGCCAAGGCCGATCATTATATCGCGATGGTCGGGCTTGCACATGCCGCCCACCGCCGCCCCGCAGAACTGTCTGGTGGTATGCGCCAGCGGGTTGCGGTGGCGCGTGCGCTGGCGATGGAGCCCGATCTTTTGCTGCTGGACGAACCATTGTCGGCGCTGGATGCGCTGACCCGCGCCAATCTGGCAGACGAAATTCTGGAAATCTGGGAAGCCGACAAAAAGACCTGTATCCTGATCACCAACGATGTGGACGAGGCGATATTGCTGGCGGACCGCATCATCGTGCTGAACCCCAATGGCACGCTTGCCGATCCGGTCGCGGTGAATATCCCCAGACCACGCAACCGCGATGCGATGAACCACGATACCGGTTTCAAAAAGCTGCGCGCGCAGATCACCCAATATCTGATGGATGTCGGCATCGCGGCCAAAGTGACGGAAACACGCCACCTGCCCGACGTGACGCCGATCCACCAGACGATCCCTGCCGTGGTCAAAGACGCCCGCGAAGGCATGATCGCGGAACGCTTTCTCGACTTCTCCCAGCTTCACAAAGTTTACCCGACCCCCAAGGGGCCGCTGACAGTGGTCGAAAACTTCGATCTAAAGGTGAATCAGGGCGAATTTATCAGCCTGATCGGCCACTCCGGTTGCGGCAAGTCGACAGTGCTGACCATGGCCGCCGGTTTGAACGCAATTTCCAAAGGGGCAATCAAACTGGACGGGCGCCACGTCGAAGGGGCCGACCCCGAACGTGCGGTGGTCTTTCAGTCGCCCAACCTGTTTCCGTGGCTTACCGCCAAGCAGAACGTCGCGATTGGCGTTGAAAAAGTCTATCCCAAGGCGTCGCAGGCCGAGCGGCAAGAGGTGGTGGAATACTACCTGGAACGCGTGGGACTTGGCGATGCAATGGACCGTGACGCACATTCGATGTCGAACGGCATGAAACAACGTGTCGGCATCGCGCGTGCCTTTGCCCTGTCCCCCAAACTGCTGCTGCTGGACGAGCCTTTCGGGATGCTCGACAGCCTGACACGCTGGGAATTGCAAGAAGTCCTGATGGAAGTCTGGTCGCGCACCAAGGTGACGGCAGTCTGCGTGACCCATGACGTGGACGAGGCAATCTTGCTGGCTGACCGTGTTGTCATGATGACCAACGGCCCGCAGGCCACGATCGGCAGGATCACCGAGGTGAAGCTGCCCCGTCCCCGCACCCGCAAGGCGCTTTTGGCCCACCCTGACTACTACAATTACCGGCAGGAGGTTCTTGATTTCCTGACAGAATACGAACACGGCGCGAAACCTGCGCCGAAACCCAAAAACATCGCTGCGGAGTAA
- a CDS encoding ABC transporter permease: MTVVDPDHLEAKHKEARRAVWFTRINKADAWFSVLGLAWVTPLLKAAAGDNPRGQMRDVWRLLGVPLLSIAIFLMLWAALAPRVVTSLGAIPGPVAVWDQAKELNADAIDKRQKAAVFYDRLDQRNARLIEAGRADEVKQIAYTGAPSYYDQIWTSIKTVFFGFLVASVIAIPLGIAAGLSPTANAALNPLIQIFKPVSPLAWLPIVTMVVSAVYATNDGMFSKSFLVSAITVTLCSLWPTLINTALGVASIDRDLISVSRVLKMSPYAKITKLVLPSALPLIFTGLRLSLGVGWMVLIAAEMLAQNPGLGKFVWDEFQNGSSQSLARIIVAVLTIGIIGFLLDRVMFAMQSFFTFSAQR, translated from the coding sequence ATGACCGTCGTCGACCCCGATCACCTCGAAGCCAAGCACAAAGAAGCACGCCGCGCCGTCTGGTTCACGCGCATCAATAAAGCCGATGCATGGTTTTCTGTTCTTGGCCTTGCATGGGTCACGCCCCTGCTCAAGGCCGCTGCGGGCGACAATCCACGCGGCCAGATGCGGGATGTGTGGCGGCTGTTGGGTGTGCCGCTGTTGTCCATCGCGATTTTCCTGATGCTGTGGGCCGCATTGGCGCCGCGTGTCGTCACATCGCTGGGCGCAATCCCCGGACCTGTTGCCGTCTGGGATCAGGCCAAAGAGTTGAACGCAGATGCCATCGACAAACGCCAGAAAGCGGCTGTTTTCTATGACCGGCTGGATCAACGCAATGCGCGCCTGATCGAGGCAGGCAGAGCTGACGAGGTCAAGCAGATCGCCTATACCGGCGCACCCAGCTACTACGACCAGATATGGACCTCGATCAAAACTGTGTTTTTCGGCTTTCTGGTCGCCTCGGTCATCGCGATCCCGCTGGGCATCGCTGCGGGCCTGTCGCCCACGGCCAATGCCGCGCTCAATCCGTTGATCCAGATCTTCAAACCGGTGTCGCCGCTGGCATGGCTCCCGATCGTTACCATGGTCGTCTCTGCCGTCTATGCAACGAATGACGGGATGTTTTCCAAATCCTTTCTTGTTTCCGCGATCACGGTGACGCTGTGTTCGCTCTGGCCGACCCTGATCAACACCGCACTTGGCGTGGCGTCCATTGACCGCGATCTGATCAGCGTCAGCCGCGTCCTGAAAATGAGCCCCTACGCCAAGATCACCAAGCTGGTTCTACCCTCTGCACTGCCGCTGATATTCACCGGACTGCGTCTGTCGCTGGGCGTGGGCTGGATGGTGTTGATCGCCGCTGAAATGCTGGCGCAGAACCCCGGCCTTGGCAAATTTGTCTGGGACGAGTTCCAGAACGGATCGTCGCAATCGCTGGCACGGATCATCGTCGCAGTGCTGACAATCGGGATCATCGGTTTCTTGCTCGACCGCGTGATGTTCGCGATGCAGTCGTTCTTTACCTTCTCGGCACAGCGGTGA
- a CDS encoding CmpA/NrtA family ABC transporter substrate-binding protein — protein MKKLATYLLATTLITGPAFAEMLDLEKDELTFGFIKLTDMAPLAVAYENGYFLDEGLFVTLEAQANWKVLLDGVIGGQLDGAHMLAGQPLAATIGYGTQAHIITPFSMDLNGNGITVSNTVWAEMKPNIPTNADGLPQHPISASALLPVVESYRAEGKPFNMGMVFPVSTHNYELRYWLAAGGLNPGLYSPDDTSGQIGADVFLSVTPPPQMPATLEAGTIDGYSVGEPWNQQAVVKGIGVPVITDYELWKNNPEKVFGITADFAKENPNTTLALTKALIRAAIWLDENDNANRAEAVEILSRPEYVGADAAVIAASMTGTFEYEPGDVREVPDFNVFFRYNATYPYYSDAVWYLTQMRRWGQIAQTKDDAWFDETARSVYRPDIYLKAARLLVDDDLAAEADFPWDSDGYKAPTPAADIIDAIPFDGKTPNAYIDSLPIGLKSGEVVGG, from the coding sequence ATGAAGAAACTTGCAACCTACCTACTGGCGACCACCCTGATTACCGGCCCGGCTTTTGCCGAGATGCTGGATCTGGAAAAAGACGAACTGACATTCGGTTTCATTAAACTGACCGATATGGCCCCGCTCGCAGTGGCCTATGAGAACGGTTATTTCCTTGATGAAGGTCTGTTTGTCACACTCGAAGCACAGGCCAACTGGAAGGTGCTGCTGGACGGCGTGATCGGCGGGCAACTGGACGGCGCGCATATGCTGGCGGGCCAACCGCTGGCTGCGACAATCGGGTACGGCACGCAAGCGCATATTATCACGCCCTTTTCGATGGACCTGAACGGCAACGGGATCACTGTGTCGAACACGGTCTGGGCAGAAATGAAGCCGAACATTCCCACCAACGCCGACGGCCTGCCACAGCATCCGATCAGTGCCAGCGCCTTGCTGCCCGTGGTCGAAAGCTACCGCGCAGAGGGCAAGCCGTTCAACATGGGCATGGTGTTCCCCGTCTCCACGCACAATTACGAACTGCGCTACTGGCTTGCAGCTGGCGGGCTGAACCCCGGTCTTTACAGCCCTGACGACACGTCGGGCCAGATTGGCGCCGATGTGTTCCTCTCCGTCACACCGCCCCCGCAGATGCCTGCAACGCTCGAGGCGGGCACAATCGACGGCTACAGCGTGGGCGAGCCGTGGAACCAGCAGGCGGTAGTCAAAGGCATCGGTGTGCCGGTGATTACCGATTACGAGCTGTGGAAGAACAACCCGGAAAAGGTCTTTGGCATCACCGCTGATTTCGCCAAAGAAAACCCCAACACGACGCTGGCCCTGACCAAGGCGCTGATACGTGCGGCCATCTGGCTGGACGAGAACGACAATGCCAACCGTGCCGAAGCGGTCGAAATTCTCAGCCGCCCTGAATATGTCGGTGCAGATGCCGCTGTAATCGCGGCCTCGATGACCGGAACCTTTGAATACGAGCCGGGAGATGTGCGCGAAGTTCCTGATTTCAATGTATTCTTTCGTTACAATGCAACCTATCCCTATTATTCCGATGCGGTCTGGTACCTGACGCAAATGCGCCGCTGGGGCCAGATTGCGCAGACCAAAGACGACGCATGGTTCGATGAAACGGCCCGTTCCGTCTATCGCCCCGACATCTACCTGAAGGCAGCGCGCTTGCTGGTAGACGACGATCTGGCCGCAGAGGCGGATTTCCCTTGGGACAGCGACGGCTACAAGGCACCAACGCCCGCTGCCGACATCATTGATGCAATCCCCTTCGATGGCAAAACGCCGAATGCCTATATCGACAGCCTGCCCATCGGATTGAAGTCCGGTGAGGTCGTTGGCGGCTGA
- a CDS encoding ABC transporter substrate-binding protein: MTTKMPVAFLPLIDAAPLIVAVELGFDRAEGITLDLRRAHSWSSLRDMVSFGQVTAAQMLSPMPVATALGLGGTGAPLASMAVLSTNGEIIGVSNDMATRIRGNGHSFGDGFGDAHAAGRALIAAADGPLRIAVPFPFSMHAELLYHWLTALGLPAPAALDIRTVPPPLMAGALAAGELDAICVGEPWGSMAVETGSGALLLPGCAVWPGAPEKVLGVRAELADANPEPLRAMIRTLWRAGEWLTDPQSRTTACAFLAQRDYLDVPAEVIDRALSGHFTITPRGESRIVPDFVDFTRYTPQPDHAAWIGERLAARLGLDRTTARAAAVATCRTDLHRDALLAIPGYVPHEAAMGHSFDGQEFSPAPEE, translated from the coding sequence ATGACCACTAAAATGCCGGTTGCCTTCCTGCCGCTGATCGACGCCGCCCCGCTGATCGTTGCGGTTGAATTGGGTTTCGACAGGGCCGAGGGGATCACGCTGGACCTGCGCAGGGCACATTCGTGGTCCAGTTTGCGTGATATGGTGTCATTCGGGCAGGTCACAGCGGCACAGATGCTGTCGCCCATGCCAGTGGCAACGGCCCTCGGGCTTGGCGGCACCGGCGCGCCGCTTGCCAGCATGGCCGTTCTGTCGACGAATGGCGAAATCATCGGTGTCAGCAATGATATGGCGACGCGGATCAGAGGCAACGGTCACAGCTTTGGTGACGGCTTTGGCGATGCCCACGCGGCGGGTCGGGCCCTGATCGCGGCGGCGGACGGCCCTTTGCGGATCGCTGTCCCGTTTCCCTTTTCGATGCACGCAGAGTTATTGTATCATTGGCTGACGGCGCTTGGTCTGCCCGCCCCTGCTGCACTTGATATACGCACGGTTCCACCGCCGTTGATGGCTGGAGCCCTTGCCGCAGGCGAGCTTGACGCCATTTGCGTGGGCGAGCCGTGGGGGTCGATGGCGGTTGAAACCGGCTCTGGCGCTTTGTTGCTTCCGGGCTGCGCGGTCTGGCCCGGTGCGCCTGAAAAGGTGCTGGGCGTGCGCGCCGAACTGGCAGACGCCAACCCCGAACCCCTGCGCGCCATGATCCGCACCCTGTGGCGTGCGGGTGAATGGCTGACCGATCCGCAAAGCCGCACGACGGCCTGCGCATTTTTGGCCCAACGCGACTATCTTGATGTGCCCGCCGAGGTGATCGACCGCGCCCTGTCCGGTCATTTCACGATCACGCCGCGTGGTGAAAGCCGGATCGTGCCTGATTTTGTCGATTTCACCCGCTATACCCCGCAACCGGACCACGCCGCGTGGATCGGAGAGCGTCTTGCCGCGCGTTTGGGGCTGGATAGGACCACGGCGCGGGCCGCCGCTGTTGCCACCTGTCGCACCGATCTGCACCGCGATGCCTTGCTCGCGATTCCCGGCTATGTCCCGCACGAGGCTGCGATGGGCCATTCGTTTGACGGTCAAGAATTCAGCCCCGCACCGGAAGAGTGA